A region of Paenibacillus sp. 37 DNA encodes the following proteins:
- a CDS encoding GlsB/YeaQ/YmgE family stress response membrane protein — translation MDLLWVLIVGGLIGWLSGNLIGRDVPGGVLGNVIAGFIGSWLGTELLGPRGPVIGGFHIIPAIVGSVIALLIFFALARGGAFRRR, via the coding sequence ATGGATCTGCTCTGGGTACTCATTGTTGGTGGACTTATTGGTTGGTTAAGCGGCAACTTGATTGGGCGAGACGTACCGGGCGGTGTACTTGGGAACGTTATTGCGGGTTTTATCGGTTCCTGGTTAGGAACGGAATTGCTGGGACCAAGGGGACCGGTGATTGGCGGATTTCATATTATTCCAGCCATTGTTGGCTCGGTTATTGCCCTGCTCATCTTCTTCGCTCTGGCACGTGGCGGAGCCTTCCGAAGACGTTAA